Proteins from one Archocentrus centrarchus isolate MPI-CPG fArcCen1 chromosome 8, fArcCen1, whole genome shotgun sequence genomic window:
- the LOC115784306 gene encoding envoplakin-like yields MLKKKDSGTAKLSKTQAQELALLISRMQKNADQVEKNILKAEQLLAVDKERDGKNEQLIHRKENADNLAQAEKLLKELFMDVDKAKKLQHPQASEIESDVKNLHDRWAKDCAIYREVYDQVQDLDLTQKIGWGPLFDEKLKQLREAAYGPKLSDVERQIAAHNILHQEIEAYSDQLKPSTTTSQEQYATLKEKYAKLFESSQQRRNHLASLYEYMQSCSKELIYLSGQQERILQRDWSDRMVDPPSVRMEYEKFKSNALLAHEQEVNLLQEEGDRLLNGKHPGSPTIKAHRDTVQADWQAFLNLCLAQEVHLENIDTYKKFQLDAERLSESLERLRSTLDPKSMENKSNSQVLLALEGDEPAVKRNEQRLAALRELSSSIMPLKLRRVQPSKPTTVVSLCDWIDEEGAVKRDEKLILKSNANNKNWKLQDSSGKTKILPGACFMIPPPDAEALETVSSLDRELTDLKSRRSALIASLKNPTVEVIRPQKAVTAERAPEDPRVAELLSELDKLNKALETSEKQILSRERTPLDKRSPTQDLVNRVQELEKSALAVQKLESQKSAIQREVDPILAKKPLGPTASALPPKLSATNKKFDDVNSLIDLYNKKATASMYLEKQMQRVEGIVSGFEKELAKDGTILDKPNALQSRNQRLQTLSKDVASRKDELKKLGRDLDLTEQACSSLQQSFSEYCADIRRQENQVKNLKDRYTNVNNQLQDRSALIQQAANKNQDFQNAVQSLDFFLVNLPDNKIKPTDGVAEVTTKENSQKRVVEDIKKKSDDLERVKDLSRNLQNVLHDYEIKSNTYRAILTDDAGDDEDENEQSVDEGPVSVKRQASTLAQSVQRTEKDLLNHYSAVSAENNQLLSQLRTAKNMMAMNEEKVSQVAVTQQLQLQTQMKDLETSDSLKKELNEEISRRLHLENNLEAYRKRFMSLKSRRGVERLEEKEVVQYYRDPKLEMELQSLKSRIQDEALKRSSTQSEIEIISEKIIKLEVQLSKVEPKLITKILTEYEKDPQLDKEAAKLRDEIQRLRLELQTRNTEAVQVKNEITLLAQQKPKIIEKVVKKEVVRLEKDPDMLKAVLTFQSDIAEEEFQCKTLNDNIFSIRSQINTLERLIPSIQPKIVSKVVKQVQQDPEMVEESKKLQMALEEEKDENVILMKDLTTLQLRYSELERFRPKVEVKEIVNEIYRVDPETEVELVRLRKELQDSSRNRTALEGEIDAVRETLITLRAQKPKVEYKEVTQEVVKEEKSPEVIRELQRLNNQDSRLQVNYDTTLELLTHLRKERDELKAEKSKVETKLVNKEVIKYENDPLLEKEADRLRKNVREEIHERRTLEECLFDLQNQYIILERQKPEEKIVTQEVIRLQKDPKQMQEHEKLNKTLDEEMKARRKLELEVRQLKVLVQEKENMLAQMNDRQKKIQVESELRQIKARIFELENTPPPIEEKIIVEEVLKIEKDPQLDKVIDDIHASLETEGNEINRLQREISNIKLKLEILQKEKTIEKVVYREVVRVEKDPAVEAERERLRDLVMKERNLRRDQEDNLQNIHLKITHLQTSKSTTSHEETVLISQRDAMQREKEDLLKQLRNLESQRQSISITFQQQSKLMSERNLMARQRSLKTSSEVQWLETEILKEKDKIHERERLISELLNGIENEDHSETHTREANLSTRITILDPETGKDMSPYDAYLQGLIDRNQYIQLSELECDWEEITSTGPDGDTTILQDRKSGKQYSVKDALRDGRLTRHDLNRYREGKMPVSEFALLVAGEVNKPYIPPLMPKSPTKPFPTSPTKTISASPLSSMSTSLRSSHTNLTTQYSGSLNNLIASSGDEFFPISGIFDTTSESRMSVRSALTRNLIDPDTALKLLEAQAATGGIVDLGKKDKVSVHKAAERGLIDQNHKYKLLNAQKAFTGVEDPATKRRLAVGQAAQKGFIPQENAKRYLEAQYLTGGLVDPSKAGRLTIEEALATELIDSTTAKDLQDEASHTKELVDPITKEKISYKQAMDRCRKDTSTGLLLLPATSTDVATTPSYSKFRF; encoded by the exons GAACTTTTCATGGACGTGGACAAAGCCAAGAAGCTTCAGCACCCTCAGGCTTCAGAGATAGAGAGCGA tGTGAAAAATCTCCATGATCGTTGGGCCAAGGACTGCGCCATCTACAGGGAAGTGTATGACCAGGTACAAGACCTGGATCTGACACAAAAGATTGGCTGGGGTCCTCTGTTTGATGAAAAACTG AAGCAGTTAAGAGAAGCAGCATATGGTCCCAAGCTTTCTGATGTAGAGAGGCAGATAGCAGCTCACAACATTCTCCATCAGGAAATCGAGGCCTACAGCGACCAGCTGAAACCTAGCACCACCACCTCACAG GAGCAGTATGCCACCCTCAAAGAGAAATATGCCAAACTTTTT GAGAGCTCCCAGCAACGGCGCAACCACCTGGCCTCTTTGTACGAGTACATGCAAAGCTGCAGCAAGGAGCTCATCTACCTGTCGGGCCAGCAGGAGAGGATCCTCCAGAGAGACTGGAGCGATCGCATGGTCGACCCCCCGAGCGTCCGCATGGAGTATGAG AAATTCAAAAGTAATGCACTGTTAGCACACGAGCAAGAGGTCAACCTGCTGCAGGAGGAAGGAGATCGTCTCCTTAATGGGAAACACCCCGGCAGTCCAACCATTAAA gcACACAGAGATACGGTGCAGGCTGACTGGCAAGCCTTCCTCAACCTGTGTCTGGCACAGGAAGTACACCTGGAGAATATTGACACCTACAAGAAG TTCCAGCTGGATGCAGAGAGGCTGTCAGAATCTTTGGAGAGACTCAGGTCTACTCTGGACCCAAAGTCCATGGAGAACAAGAGTAACTCTCAGGTCCTGCTGGCACTGGAG GGAGATGAACCAGCAGTGAAGAGGAATGAGCAGCGTCTGGCTGCCCTCAGggagctcagcagcagcatcatgcCTCTGAAGTTACGCAGAGTCCAGCCCAGCAAACCCACCACTGTAGTATCCCTATGTGACTGGATTGATGAAGAG GGTGCAGTGAAACGTGATGAAAAGCTAATCCTGAAGTCCAACGCTAATAATAAGAACTGGAAGCTTCAGGATAGCAGTGGAAAGACCAAAATCCTCCCTGGTGCATGTTTCATGATCCCACCGCCTGATGCTGAGGCCCTGGAAACAGTGAGCAG tcTGGACAGAGAACTGACAGACCTAAAGAGTCGTAGATCTGCTCTGATAGCCTCCTTAAAGAACCCCACTGTAGAGGTGATTCGGCCTCAGAAGGCAG TTACCGCTGAAAGGGCTCCCGAGGATCCCAGAGTTGCAGAGCTCCTCAGTGAATTAGATAAGCTCAATAAAGCCCTGGAGACAAGCGAAAAACAAATCCTGAGCCGAGAGAGGACCCCACTAGACAAGCGCAGCCCCACTCAGGACCTGGTGAACCGGGTGCAAGAGCTCGAG AAATCTGCTCTCGCTGTGCAGAAGCTAGAGTCGCAGAAGTCTGCCATCCAGAGAGAGGTGGATCCTATTCTGGCTAAGAAACCTCTGGGACCCACCGCCTCTGCCCTGCCACCTAAACTCAGCGCTACCAACAAAAAGTTTGACGACGTCAACTCACTTATCGACCTTTATAATAAAAA AGCTACAGCCTCCATGTACTTAGAGAAACAGATGCAAAGGGTAGAAGGTATTGTCTCTGGGTTTGAGAAGGAACTGGCGAAAGATGGCACCATCCTTGACAAACCAAATGCTCTTCAGAGTCGCAACCAGAGGCTTCAG ACACTGAGTAAGGATGTTGCCTCAAGGAAAGATGAACTGAAAAAATTAGGCAGAGACTTGGACCTGACAGAGCAGGCGTGCAGCTCCCTGCAGCAGAGTTTCAGTGAATACTGTGCCGACATCCGCCGGCAGGAGAACCAGGTGAAGAACCTGAAGGACCGTTACACAAATGTCAATAATCAACTCCAGGACAG GTCTGCTCTCATACAGCAAGCAGCCAATAAAAACCAGGATTTCCAGAATGCTGTTCAGTCACTGGACTTTTTCTTAGTCAATTTGCCCGATAATAAGATCAAACCTACTGACGGAGTGGCAGAAGTTACAACCAAGGAGAATTCTCAGAAG AGAGTGGTAGAGGACATCAAGAAGAAGTCAGACGATTTAGAGCGAGTCAAGGACCTTTCCCGCAATCTGCAAAATGTCTTGCAT GACTATGAAATTAAGTCAAACACTTACCGTGCCATTCTGACCGATGATGCtggtgatgatgaggatgagaaTGAACAAAGCGTCGATGAGGGACCAGTTTCAGTGAAACGTCAGGCTTCCACTCTGGCTCAGTCTGTACAGAGAACG GAGAAAGATCTACTGAACCACTACTCTGCAGTGTCTGCAGAGAACAACCAGCTCCTCAGTCAGTTGAGGACAGCAAAGAACATGATGGCTATG AATGAAGAGAAAGTCAGTCAGGTGGCTGTcactcagcagctgcagctccagaCCCAGATGAAAGACCTGGAGACAAGTGATAGTCTGAAAAAGGAATTAAACGAGGAGATCAGCAGGCGTTTGCATCTTGAAAACAACCTGGAAGCATACAGAAAGAGGTTTATGTCTCTGAAGAGCAGGAGAGGAGTGGAGAGGTTGGAAGAGAAGGAGGTGGTGCAATATTATCGTGATCCCAAACTGGAGATGGAACTGCAGTCTCTGAAAAGCCGGATCCAGGATGAAGCACTGAAAAGGTCAAGCACCCAATCAGAGATCGAAATTATCAGTGAGAAAATTATCAAACTGGAGGTACAGCTGAGCAAAGTCGAACCTAAACTAATCACTAAGATCCTCACCGAATACGAGAAGGACCCGCAGCTTGATAAAGAAGCCGCTAAGCTTCGAGACGAGATACAAAGGTTACGCCTGGAGCTCCAAACGAGGAATACAGAGGCAGTTCAAGTGAAAAATGAGATCACACTTCTGGCTCAGCAGAAGCCAAAAATCATAGAGAAGGTTGTTAAAAAGGAAGTGGTGAGGCTCGAGAAAGATCCAGATATGCTGAAAGCTGTTCTCACATTCCAGAGTGATATTGCAGAGGAGGAATTCCAGTGCAAGACCCTCAATGATAACATTTTTAGCATAAGGAGCCAAATAAACACACTGGAGAGGCTCATCCCCAGCATCCAACCCAAGATTGTCTCCAAGGTTGTGAAGCAAGTACAACAAGATCCAGAAATGGTCGAAGAGTCAAAGAAGCTGCAGATGGCTTtggaagaggagaaggatgaGAATGTTATCTTGATGAAAGACCTGACCACCCTTCAGTTACGTTACAGTGAACTGGAGAGGTTCAGGCCAAAAGTGGAGGTGAAGGAAATTGTCAATGAGATTTACAGAGTTGACCCTGAAACAGAAGTCGAGCTGGTGCGTCTGAGGAAAGAGTTGCAGGATTCAAGCCGAAACCGTACAGCCTTGGAGGGAGAAATCGATGCAGTGAGAGAAACTCTGATTACACTGCGGGCTCAGAAGCCCAAGGTGGAGTACAAGGAAGTGACCCAAGAGGTGGTCAAAGAAGAGAAGAGCCCAGAGGTCATCAGGGAATTACAAAGGCTGAACAACCAAGACAGCCGTCTGCAAGTCAACTATGACACCACCCTAGAGCTTCTGACCCACCTACGTAAAGAGAGGGATGAGTTGAAAGCTGAAAAATCTAAAGTGGAGACAAAGCTAGTGAATAAAGAAGTCATCAAATATGAGAATGATCCACTTTTGGAGAAAGAGGCTGACAGGCTTCGAAAGAATGTCAGAGAAGAGATTCACGAGCGACGAACTTTGGAGGAATGTCTCTTTGACCTACAGAACCAATACATTATCCTTGAAAGGCAGAAGCCAGAGGAGAAAATTGTGACACAGGAGGTGATTCGCCTTCAGAAGGACCCCAAGCAGATGCAGGAGcatgaaaaattaaacaagACATTGGATGAGGAAATGAAAGCCCGCAGAAAGCTTGAACTAGAGGTCAGACAACTCAAAGTCCTGgttcaagagaaagagaatatgCTGGCTCAGATGAATGATCGACAGAAGAAGATCCAAGTAGAGTCGGAACTGAGACAGATCAAAGCTCGTATTTTTGAGCTGGAAAATACTCCACCGCCCATCGAGGAAAAAATCATCGTCGAGGAGGTCTTGAAAATAGAGAAGGACCCTCAGTTGGATAAAGTCATTGATGATATACATGCCAGCTTGGAGACTGAGGGCAACGAGATCAATCGTTTGCAGAGAGAAATTTCCAACATAAAGCTCAAGTTGGAAATCCTGCAAAAGGAGAAGACCATTGAAAAGGTCGTTTACAGAGAAGTTGTCCGTGTTGAGAAAGATCCGGCAGTGGAAGCTGAAAGGGAACGACTCAGAGATCTAGTAATGAAGGAGAGAAATCTCAGGCGGGACCAAGAAGATAACCTTCAAAACATCCACCTCAAAATAACCCATCTGCAGACATCAAAGTCTACAACTTCTCATGAGGAGACGGTACTCATTTCCCAAAGAGATGCCATGCAAAGGGAGAAGGAAGATCTCCTGAAACAGCTCAGAAACTTAGAGTCTCAGAGACAGAGCATTAGCATAACCTTCCAGCAACAGTCCAAGCTGATGAGTGAGAGGAACCTGATGGCACGGCAGAGAAGTCTTAAAACATCGTCTGAAGTACAGTGGCTGGAGACAGAGATCCTGAAAGAGAAGGACAAAATacacgagagagagagactcatCAGTGAGCTGCTGAACGGCATAGAGAATGAGGACCATTCAGAGACTCACACCAGAGAGGCAAATCTTTCCACAAGGATCACCATCCTCGATCCAGAAACTGGTAAAGACATGTCACCCTATGACGCCTACTTACAAGGACTAATTGATCGAAACCAGTACATTCAGCTGTCGGAGCTGGAGTGCGACTGGGAAGAAATCACTTCAACTGGCCCAGATGGAGATACAACCATTTTGCAGGATCGAAAAAGTGGGAAGCAGTATTCAGTCAAGGATGCTCTGCGGGATGGTCGTTTGACTCGGCATGACTTGAACCGCTACAGGGAAGGGAAAATGCCCGTTTCTGAGTTTGCCCTCCTTGTTGCAGGCGAAGTAAACAAGCCCTACATTCCACCATTAATGCCAAAATCTCCCACCAAACCATTCCCAACCTCTCCCACCAAAACAATCTCAGCTTCTCCCTTGAGCTCCATGTCTACATCTCTGAGGTCCTCCCACACCAACCTCACCACTCAGTATAGCGGCAGTCTGAACAACCTTATTGCTTCATCGGGAGATGAGTTTTTCCCAATCTCTGGCATTTTTGACACCACCAGTGAAAGCCGCATGTCTGTGAGAAGTGCCCTCACCCGCAATCTCATTGATCCTGACACAGCTCTAAAGCTGCTGGAGGCACAAGCAGCCACTGGTGGAATAGTTGATCTGGGCAAAAAGGACAAGGTGTCTGTCCACAAAGCAGCTGAACGGGGTCTCATTGACCAAAATCATAAGTATAAGCTTCTGAATGCCCAGAAAGCCTTCACTGGAGTCGAGGATCCGGCGACCAAACGGCGTCTTGCTGTAGGACAGGCAGCACAGAAAGGGTTCATACCCCAAGAAAATGCCAAGAGGTACTTAGAGGCGCAGTACCTGACAGGTGGGTTGGTGGATCCCAGCAAAGCAGGCCGCCTCACTATTGAGGAAGCTCTCGCCACTGAGCTGATTGACAGCACAACAGCAAAAGATCTGCAAGATGAGGCTTCCCACACAAAGGAGCTGGTGGACCCCATTACTAAAGAGAAGATATCATACAAACAGGCGATGGATCGGTGCAGAAAAGACACCAGCACGGggctcctgctccttcctgcAACCTCCACTGATGTTGCAACTACTCCATCATACTCAAAGTTCCGTTTCTAG
- the LOC115785119 gene encoding serotonin N-acetyltransferase-like yields the protein MMSVVGAQPFIKPMQSPPSVSPGIQRRHTLPASEVRPLNTQDAISVFEIEREAFISVSGECPLHLDEVRHFLTLCPELSMGWFEEGRLVAFIIGSLWDQDRLTTEALTLHKPCGSTVHIHVLAVHRTFRQQGKGPILMWRYLQYLRCLPNVRRAVLMCEDFLIPFYRKSGFKVLGRCAITVANLTFTEMWYPISGHAYMRRNSEAIRFPQHPLTLPLTKTDERVDV from the exons ATGATGTCAGTTGTGGGCGCGCAGCCTTTCATCAAACCTATGCAGTCCCCACCTTCAGTTTCGCCCGGAATCCAAAGGAGACACACGCTTCCCGCGAGTGAAGTCCGACCGCTCAACACGCAGGATGCCATAAGCGTCTTTGAAATCGAGCGAGAGG cATTTATCTCAGTGTCGGGTGAGTGCCCCCTCCACCTGGATGAGGTGCGTCACTTCCTCACACTGTGCCCAGAGCTGTCCATGGGCTGGTTTGAGGAGGGTCGGCTGGTGGCGTTTATCATCGGCTCTCTGTGGGACCAGGACAGACTTACCACA GAAGCGCTGACGCTCCACAAGCCGTGCGGCTCCACCGTCCACATCCATGTCCTGGCTGTCCACCGCACTTTCAGGCAACAGGGTAAAGGTCCCATTCTCATGTGGCGTTACCTGCAGTATCTCCGCTGCTTGCCCAACGTGCGCCGAGCAGTGCTGATGTGCGAAGACTTCCTCATCCCCTTCTACCGCAAATCAGGCTTCAAGGTGCTGGGGCGCTGCGCCATCACTGTGGCCAACCTAACCTTCACCGAGATGTGGTACCCCATTAGCGGTCACGCATACATGCGCCGCAACAGCGAAGCAATCCGCTTCCCTCAGCATCCCTTGACTTTGCCCCTGACAAAGACTGATGAACGGGTTGATGTATGA